In Thermococcus chitonophagus, the genomic stretch TGTGAACCTTAAATGCCAAGTCCCTTGGCGTTGAACCCTTCTTCATCAGGAACACGTGGGGTAGAACGTTACCGAACTGGTCGGTCAGCTTATTCTCATCTTGAACCGGATAAACTGGGATTAGCTGGAGGAGCTCAAAGACGGCCCTGTTTATGACCTCCTGAACCCCAGTAGAGCCAAACCTGTCTAGCACCTTTTCCTTGATCATCTTAAGAGCCCTCTCCTGCTTGCCGCTCATCGGCTTTAGAATCTTGAAATCGGAGCTCCCCGGGATGTAGTCAATGAAGCCCGCCTTTGCAGCTTTCCTCAGTGTAAGTTCAGCTGCAGCGGATGTTGGAACCACTATGTAGCCCCTCTTCTCTCCCTCCTTCTTTAGCCTCTCGATCTGTTCATCGCTCGCGGCATCAGCCTTATTCGCCGCTATTATCATGGGCTTGTTTATCTTCCTTATTTCACTCGCAAACGAAAGGAGGTCTTCCTCACTCCACTTAGTGGGGTCATCGCTCAAGCCAAGCCTGTGCATGGCCTCCCAAACATCATTTTCCGTAACTCCTATTCCGCTTAAATGCTCAGCTATGGCCGTCTCAAGCTTCATCTTCTGCAACTTTATCCTCTTAGCGAACTTATCCCATCCCTTGCTGAGTATCCCATAGATCCAGTAGTCTATCTCCTTCCCAAGGAACTCTATGTCCTCAACGGGATCATGATAATCCGTGGGCTGTCCCTCCGCATCGGTCTTCCCGGTGGCGTCGACGACGTGGATTAGGGCTGAGGCCATTCTCAGATCATCGAGGAACTTGTTACCGAGCCCCCTGCCCTCGTGAGCCCCGGGGACTAGACCGGCAACGTCAATCATCTTTACTGGAATTAGTGCTTTCCCGTCCCTGTACTCGTAGTTCTGAGGATTTGGGGTGCAGTTCAGCTCTTTGCATGGGTGATCCGCTATGGCGTACGTAACCCCAACGTTTGCGTCTATAGTAGTGAATGGATAATTCGCTATGTCAACGTCAACTAACGTTGCCGCCGAGAAGAAAGTTGACTTCCCAACGTTTGGCTTACCGACGACACCTATCTCCATTTTATCCCCCTTCAAGAATTAACGTGGAGGTATAAAAGGTTAGAGCACGGGGCACCTTCTCAAAACAACACCAACTGAAATCCCCACGACAAGACCTATTATCAGGGCGAGAATTGAATACTGGTAGCCGTAGGAAGTTTCCCTAACTACGATCTTCCTCTCCTTAGTTAGCGCGCTTATAACTGATTTAGCGTTCTCGGTGAGAACTTGTGTGTAGGGCTTGTCAACCCATAGGACGGTTATGTTTGCGACAGGG encodes the following:
- a CDS encoding redox-regulated ATPase YchF is translated as MEIGVVGKPNVGKSTFFSAATLVDVDIANYPFTTIDANVGVTYAIADHPCKELNCTPNPQNYEYRDGKALIPVKMIDVAGLVPGAHEGRGLGNKFLDDLRMASALIHVVDATGKTDAEGQPTDYHDPVEDIEFLGKEIDYWIYGILSKGWDKFAKRIKLQKMKLETAIAEHLSGIGVTENDVWEAMHRLGLSDDPTKWSEEDLLSFASEIRKINKPMIIAANKADAASDEQIERLKKEGEKRGYIVVPTSAAAELTLRKAAKAGFIDYIPGSSDFKILKPMSGKQERALKMIKEKVLDRFGSTGVQEVINRAVFELLQLIPVYPVQDENKLTDQFGNVLPHVFLMKKGSTPRDLAFKVHTDLGKGFLYAINARTKRRIGEDYELQFNDIIKIVAVTR